A part of Melittangium boletus DSM 14713 genomic DNA contains:
- a CDS encoding serine/threonine-protein kinase: MPHTDRSGNAAPLGSQLLAEHFRADAAARETSVARFNSVVCSLFLLSALGLGPLLGWPRATAVMTLCASYAGYYGWLYRVLKRGWFHPAVCWINVCLENTAVGGLFMFDIIFADAEQALSNPSAVLWSAIIVLAALRSNLKLALFAGGLVAAETMLLYFFVALPRMSGPIPLMFSPTLMVQRAGYYFITGWMAALVASHLTRKAEEALRAVRAKDLLGKYFLHERLGVGGMAEVFRATYSPEGGFEKVVAIKRILPAYAEDEDFVTLFRREAELVSLLNHPNIVQVLDVGRFGDTYFMAMEHIEGVSLRELIKVHGRLPPAAVALIGAEMGQALDYVHRRTASDGTPLNLVHRDVNPPNILLSRIGEVKLGDFGVARAAIHVRLTQADRVRGKLGYLAPEQARGESFDGRADLFALGLTLHEALTGRRVFSGEGVPDTMRSTPPVFLLPPSTFRPDIPPQLDAAIMGLLEWRVSERTPRGLRLRERLCELTGAFAPYPQGQEELARLVQEAMLLRKNRPPALGAEQETRPEGMLFPTSEEPTGVLSSDNPGEAMEESATRALHKG, translated from the coding sequence ATGCCCCACACCGACCGTTCAGGTAATGCCGCGCCGCTTGGCAGCCAGTTGCTCGCCGAGCACTTCCGAGCGGATGCCGCCGCCCGGGAGACCTCCGTGGCCCGGTTCAACAGCGTGGTGTGTTCCCTCTTCCTGCTGTCGGCATTGGGACTGGGGCCACTGCTCGGCTGGCCCCGTGCCACCGCCGTGATGACGCTGTGCGCCAGCTACGCCGGCTACTACGGATGGCTCTACCGGGTGCTCAAGCGTGGCTGGTTCCACCCCGCGGTGTGCTGGATCAACGTCTGCCTGGAGAACACCGCCGTCGGCGGGCTCTTCATGTTCGACATCATCTTCGCGGACGCCGAGCAGGCCCTGTCCAACCCCTCGGCCGTGCTGTGGAGCGCGATCATCGTGCTCGCGGCCCTGCGCTCCAACCTCAAGCTGGCGCTCTTCGCGGGCGGGCTCGTGGCCGCGGAGACGATGCTGCTGTACTTCTTCGTCGCCCTGCCCCGGATGAGCGGGCCCATCCCCCTGATGTTCTCGCCCACGTTGATGGTGCAGCGCGCCGGCTACTACTTCATCACGGGGTGGATGGCGGCGCTGGTGGCCAGCCACCTGACGCGCAAGGCCGAGGAAGCCCTGCGGGCTGTCCGGGCCAAGGATCTGCTGGGCAAGTACTTCCTGCACGAGCGGCTGGGCGTGGGCGGCATGGCGGAGGTGTTCCGCGCCACCTACAGCCCGGAGGGTGGCTTCGAGAAGGTGGTGGCCATCAAGCGCATCCTGCCGGCCTACGCGGAGGACGAGGACTTCGTGACGCTGTTCCGGCGGGAAGCGGAGCTGGTGTCGCTGCTCAACCATCCCAACATCGTCCAGGTGCTCGACGTGGGCCGCTTCGGGGACACCTACTTCATGGCCATGGAGCACATCGAGGGGGTGTCGCTCCGGGAGCTCATCAAGGTCCACGGCCGTCTACCGCCCGCGGCGGTGGCACTCATCGGCGCGGAGATGGGCCAGGCACTCGACTACGTCCACCGGCGCACCGCGAGCGACGGCACCCCGCTCAACCTGGTGCACCGGGACGTGAATCCGCCCAACATCCTGCTGTCACGCATTGGCGAGGTGAAGCTGGGGGACTTCGGCGTCGCCCGCGCGGCCATCCACGTGCGCCTCACCCAGGCGGACCGCGTCCGCGGCAAGCTGGGCTACCTGGCCCCGGAGCAGGCCCGGGGTGAGTCCTTCGATGGGCGGGCGGATCTCTTCGCGCTCGGCCTCACGCTGCACGAGGCGCTCACGGGACGGCGCGTCTTCTCCGGAGAAGGTGTCCCCGACACGATGCGCAGCACGCCGCCCGTCTTCCTCCTGCCCCCCTCGACCTTCCGCCCGGACATCCCGCCCCAGCTGGACGCCGCCATCATGGGCCTGCTGGAGTGGCGGGTGTCGGAGCGCACGCCCCGGGGGCTGAGGCTGCGCGAGCGGCTGTGCGAACTGACGGGCGCCTTCGCGCCCTACCCTCAAGGACAGGAGGAACTGGCCCGCCTGGTCCAGGAGGCGATGTTGCTGCGGAAGAACCGGCCCCCCGCGCTTGGAGCCGAGCAGGAGACGCGGCCCGAGGGCATGCTCTTTCCGACCAGCGAGGAGCCCACGGGCGTGCTGTCCTCGGACAACCCGGGCGAAGCGATGGAGGAGTCGGCCACCCGGGCCCTGCACAAGGGTTGA
- the pabB gene encoding aminodeoxychorismate synthase component I, giving the protein MKTLLVDNYDSFTFNLYQLCAEVSGTPPLVVRNDITWERLRELDFDNVVLSPGPGRPEREADFGVCTRLLREASVPVLGVCLGHQGIGHVHGARVRHAPEVMHGRASAIFHDGTRLFADLPQGFSAVRYHSLQVTELPECLVRTAWTEDGLVMGLRHRELPQWGVQFHPESIRSEHGRRLLANFHALSRPFLRERPRPPRARPLPKEGAPDAAAVPDVSERYIVRSRRLELFPEPEAVFLHLFGSSPRAFWLDSSRVEPSLSRFSFMGAADGPESLEVRYHVRPRALWVTRAEHTERHEESLFDFLRRELARRHVASDALPFDFNGGFVGYLGYELKAECGGDAAHVSPLPDAHLLLADRLLAFDAQERVVYGVCLAREGDAASAEAWLDALEDRLLGVPSVPPLASVSPRPSPVFHFERAPERYLADIGVCQRAIRDGETYEVCLTNTLHAELQLEPLTYYRTLRRVSPTPYAAFLRFGDTALACSSPERFLRIDRVGLVESKPIKGTRPRGRDADEDARLEAALRASEKERSENLMIVDLVRNDLGRVCEVGSVHVPVLMEVERYATVHQLVSTIRGRLRPELTAVDCIQAAFPGGSMTGAPKKRTMELLDRLEGSARGPYSGAIGFLGLGGGADLNIVIRTAVLRPGSVSIGVGGAVVALSEPQAEWEEIRLKARALLDAAARCP; this is encoded by the coding sequence ATGAAGACGCTCCTCGTCGATAACTACGACTCGTTCACCTTCAACCTGTACCAGTTGTGCGCCGAGGTCTCCGGCACGCCGCCGCTCGTCGTGCGCAATGACATCACGTGGGAGCGGCTTCGGGAACTCGACTTCGACAACGTGGTGCTCTCCCCGGGCCCCGGCCGTCCCGAGCGCGAGGCGGACTTCGGGGTCTGCACACGCCTGCTCCGAGAGGCGTCCGTGCCGGTGCTGGGGGTGTGTTTGGGGCACCAGGGCATCGGCCACGTCCATGGTGCCCGGGTGCGTCACGCTCCCGAGGTGATGCACGGCCGGGCGAGCGCCATCTTCCATGACGGCACGCGGCTCTTCGCGGACCTGCCCCAGGGGTTCTCCGCCGTGCGCTACCACTCGCTCCAGGTGACGGAGCTGCCCGAGTGTCTGGTGCGCACGGCATGGACAGAGGACGGGCTCGTGATGGGGCTGCGCCACAGGGAGTTGCCCCAGTGGGGCGTTCAGTTCCACCCCGAGTCCATTCGCAGCGAGCACGGCCGACGGCTCCTCGCGAACTTCCACGCGTTGAGCCGACCCTTCCTCCGGGAGCGGCCCCGTCCGCCTCGTGCTCGCCCGCTCCCGAAGGAGGGCGCGCCGGATGCGGCCGCGGTGCCCGACGTCTCCGAGCGCTACATCGTCCGCTCTCGCCGTCTGGAGCTGTTCCCCGAGCCGGAGGCGGTCTTCCTCCATCTCTTCGGGAGCTCGCCCCGCGCCTTCTGGTTGGACAGCAGCCGGGTGGAGCCCAGTCTGTCCCGCTTCTCCTTCATGGGCGCGGCGGATGGGCCGGAGAGTCTGGAGGTTCGCTACCACGTGCGGCCCCGGGCGTTGTGGGTGACGCGTGCGGAGCACACCGAGCGTCACGAGGAATCCCTCTTCGACTTCCTGCGGCGTGAGCTGGCGCGGCGGCATGTGGCGTCCGATGCGCTGCCCTTCGACTTCAATGGGGGGTTCGTCGGCTATCTCGGATACGAGCTCAAGGCGGAGTGTGGCGGAGACGCGGCCCATGTCTCCCCACTGCCGGATGCGCACCTGCTCCTGGCCGATCGCCTCCTGGCCTTCGATGCCCAGGAGCGGGTGGTGTACGGGGTGTGCCTCGCGCGGGAAGGAGACGCGGCCTCGGCGGAGGCGTGGCTCGATGCGCTGGAGGACCGGCTGCTCGGCGTGCCTTCCGTGCCGCCTCTTGCTTCCGTCTCCCCGCGTCCGTCACCGGTATTCCATTTCGAGCGCGCGCCCGAGCGCTACCTCGCCGACATCGGCGTCTGCCAGCGCGCCATCCGGGATGGCGAGACCTATGAGGTCTGCCTCACCAACACCCTCCACGCCGAGCTCCAGCTGGAGCCGCTCACGTACTACCGGACACTGCGCCGCGTCTCCCCGACGCCTTACGCCGCCTTCCTGCGCTTCGGCGATACGGCGCTCGCGTGCTCGTCGCCGGAGCGCTTCCTGCGCATCGACCGGGTGGGGCTCGTCGAGTCCAAACCCATCAAGGGCACGAGGCCCCGGGGGCGGGACGCGGACGAGGACGCGCGGCTCGAGGCGGCGTTGCGCGCGAGCGAGAAGGAGCGCTCGGAGAACCTGATGATCGTGGACCTGGTGCGCAATGACCTCGGGCGGGTGTGCGAGGTGGGCAGCGTGCACGTCCCGGTGCTCATGGAGGTGGAGCGCTATGCCACGGTGCACCAGCTCGTGAGCACCATCCGGGGACGCCTGCGTCCGGAGCTGACGGCGGTGGATTGCATCCAGGCCGCGTTCCCCGGGGGCTCCATGACGGGCGCACCCAAGAAGCGGACGATGGAGCTGCTCGATCGCCTGGAGGGCTCGGCGCGAGGTCCCTATTCGGGGGCCATTGGCTTCCTGGGGCTCGGCGGTGGCGCGGATCTCAACATCGTCATCCGCACCGCGGTCCTGCGTCCGGGCTCGGTCTCCATCGGCGTGGGCGGCGCCGTGGTGGCGCTGTCGGAGCCCCAGGCGGAGTGGGAGGAGATCCGCCTCAAGGCGCGCGCATTGCTGGACGCGGCCGCTCGCTGCCCCTAG
- a CDS encoding MarR family winged helix-turn-helix transcriptional regulator, whose product MSEQAEAERQAQGQTLSALERELSVLVRRAIGSFWGKRDEGGVDRWTYALLIRLSEEGTTRVGEVARRFGIDKSTASRHLGRMEEQGLLESIPDESDARSVLLRMTPRGAEHLAATRAERLQVLRKIFAAWPEQDRADLTRLLGRLNTDLDLSGGP is encoded by the coding sequence ATGTCAGAGCAGGCGGAAGCGGAACGGCAGGCACAGGGACAGACGCTCTCGGCGCTGGAGCGGGAATTGAGCGTCCTGGTGCGGCGCGCGATTGGTTCTTTCTGGGGCAAGCGAGACGAGGGCGGTGTCGACCGCTGGACCTATGCGCTGCTCATCCGCCTGTCCGAGGAGGGGACGACGCGGGTAGGCGAGGTGGCACGCCGCTTTGGCATCGACAAGTCCACCGCGAGCCGTCACCTGGGACGGATGGAGGAGCAGGGACTCCTGGAAAGTATTCCGGACGAAAGCGATGCCCGCTCGGTGCTGCTGCGCATGACGCCACGAGGCGCGGAACATCTCGCCGCGACCCGCGCGGAACGGCTCCAGGTGCTGCGGAAGATCTTCGCCGCCTGGCCGGAGCAGGATCGGGCGGATCTCACCCGGCTGCTGGGCCGGCTCAACACGGATCTCGATCTGTCCGGCGGGCCCTAG
- a CDS encoding DUF4215 domain-containing protein yields MVNPPTRSRLASLLIASLFLSIAACGDGGTSNPGKPDSGTSDPIDTPDASTPVDGGSGRCGDGIKQGAEACDDGNTVSGDGCTATCSQIERGWSCEVPGKPCVQTAICGNGKVEGSESCDDRNTESGDGCSATCATEPGWICQSTGGRCVAAQCGDLIIAGDEECEDGNATPGDGCSELCRLEAGYKCPTIGAKCQTTYCGDRQVEGTEECDDGNNNMGDGCSPLCKREPECGSDGKCTPKCGDGVILPGDTSEECDDGNTRNNDGCSSTCKKEEGFVCDLIESAPPDTVEIPFVFRDFRGYDLQANASNGLPRGHIDFEYKNASEKGIVQEYLGADGKPVYGKNADGSNSNCTHGKATFDQWYRDVTNVNVTVVKTLSLARNGNTNTYVYDNTNFFPLDNDGWVARGSTYEIKRNDGNGVPRNFNFTSETRYWFEYKAKEVLSFRGDDDVWVFINGRLAIDLGGVHGPESGSIDLSTTANATKFNLAKGGIYEVVVFQAERHTNGSNYRLTLSNFLTSRTECRATCGNGVVDQGEECDDGINDGSYNTCARGCVLGPRCGDKVIQREAGETCDDGNKQSGDGCSSICKVELN; encoded by the coding sequence ATGGTGAATCCCCCAACTCGCTCGCGGCTCGCGAGCCTCTTGATTGCTTCCCTCTTCCTGTCCATCGCGGCATGTGGCGATGGGGGGACTTCCAATCCCGGCAAACCTGACTCGGGGACGAGCGATCCGATCGACACGCCCGATGCGTCCACCCCCGTGGATGGGGGCTCTGGCCGGTGTGGCGACGGCATCAAGCAGGGCGCGGAGGCGTGCGACGACGGCAACACGGTGAGCGGTGACGGCTGCACGGCGACCTGTTCCCAGATCGAGCGCGGATGGTCGTGCGAGGTGCCGGGTAAGCCCTGCGTCCAGACCGCGATCTGCGGCAATGGCAAGGTCGAGGGGTCCGAGTCGTGCGACGACCGCAACACGGAGTCGGGAGATGGTTGCTCCGCGACGTGTGCCACGGAGCCGGGCTGGATCTGCCAGTCGACGGGTGGCCGGTGCGTGGCCGCTCAGTGTGGAGACCTCATCATCGCGGGTGACGAGGAGTGCGAGGACGGCAATGCCACCCCCGGTGACGGCTGCAGTGAACTCTGCCGTCTTGAGGCGGGCTACAAGTGCCCCACCATCGGCGCGAAGTGCCAGACCACCTACTGTGGGGATCGCCAGGTCGAGGGCACGGAGGAGTGCGACGACGGCAACAACAACATGGGCGATGGCTGCTCGCCGCTGTGCAAGCGGGAGCCCGAGTGCGGCAGCGACGGCAAGTGCACGCCCAAGTGCGGCGATGGCGTGATCCTCCCCGGTGACACGAGCGAGGAGTGCGATGACGGCAACACGCGCAACAACGATGGTTGCAGCTCGACCTGCAAGAAGGAGGAGGGCTTCGTGTGCGACCTCATCGAGAGCGCTCCGCCGGATACCGTGGAGATTCCCTTCGTGTTCCGAGACTTCCGTGGCTACGACCTGCAAGCGAACGCGAGCAACGGCCTGCCGAGGGGCCACATCGACTTCGAGTACAAGAACGCCTCGGAGAAGGGGATCGTGCAGGAGTACCTGGGCGCCGATGGCAAGCCGGTGTACGGCAAGAACGCGGACGGCAGCAACTCCAACTGCACCCACGGCAAGGCCACCTTCGACCAGTGGTACCGCGACGTCACGAACGTCAACGTGACCGTGGTCAAGACGCTCTCCCTGGCGCGCAATGGCAACACGAACACCTACGTGTATGACAACACGAACTTCTTCCCGCTCGACAACGATGGGTGGGTCGCGCGTGGCTCCACCTACGAAATCAAGCGGAACGATGGCAATGGGGTGCCCCGCAACTTCAACTTCACGAGCGAGACCCGCTACTGGTTCGAGTACAAGGCCAAGGAAGTGCTGTCCTTCCGCGGCGACGACGACGTGTGGGTGTTCATCAACGGCCGCCTCGCCATCGACCTGGGAGGAGTGCACGGGCCGGAGTCCGGGAGCATCGACCTGTCCACGACCGCCAATGCCACCAAGTTCAACCTGGCGAAGGGCGGCATCTACGAGGTGGTGGTGTTCCAGGCCGAGCGTCACACGAATGGTTCCAACTACCGGCTCACGCTCAGCAACTTCCTCACGAGCCGCACCGAGTGCCGCGCCACCTGCGGCAATGGCGTGGTCGACCAGGGCGAGGAGTGCGATGACGGCATCAACGATGGTTCCTACAACACGTGCGCCCGGGGTTGTGTGCTCGGGCCTCGTTGTGGCGACAAGGTCATCCAGAGGGAAGCGGGCGAGACGTGCGATGACGGCAACAAGCAGAGCGGTGATGGTTGCAGCAGCATCTGCAAGGTCGAGCTCAACTAA
- the asnB gene encoding asparagine synthase (glutamine-hydrolyzing), which translates to MCGIAGWIDFERNLMEERATAEKMTRTMRDRGPDDEGLWLSPHAALGHRRLSIIDLEGGRQPMVAEENGQPVAVLVYTGEVYNFRELRAELASLGHPFRTHSDTEVVLRAYLQWGASFAERFNGMFAFALWDVREHKLLLVRDRMGIKPLYYAPTPHGVLFGSEPKAILANPLIRAEVDDDGLRELLLFCKTPGHAVYRGMREVRPGHILTVTREGARERAYWKLESRPHTDDLKTTVRTVRELLEDIVARQLISDVPLCTLLSGGLDSSAITALAQRALLAQGAGPVRSFAVDFVNNERDFKPDAFRGTPDGPFVADVVRHIVSEHTDIVLSPHQLMDPEARAAVLGARDLPISMGDMDTSMYLLFRAIRQHSTVALSGESADEVFGGYSWFHDPQAIEMPTFPWMSTSSRHIGSRTRALAPELLARLRLDEYIQDRYQEALAEVPRLEGETGLERRMREVFYLHLTRWLQILLDRKDRMSMATGLEVRVPFCDHRLVEYLFNVPWSMKTFDGREKSLLRAATADVLPRSVVERRKSPYPSTQDPEYGRFLRHQLAALLMDEHAPVRPMLDPAQTRALVVGDGEDGNQPARASAEQVLMLNSWLVRYDVRRVSSAPPGEGVLGAGAVSRRP; encoded by the coding sequence ATGTGTGGAATCGCGGGTTGGATCGATTTCGAGCGCAATCTGATGGAGGAGCGTGCGACCGCGGAAAAGATGACGCGGACGATGCGCGACCGGGGCCCCGATGACGAGGGGTTGTGGTTGTCGCCCCACGCCGCGCTGGGCCACCGCCGCCTGTCGATCATCGACTTGGAGGGAGGACGGCAGCCGATGGTGGCGGAGGAGAACGGCCAGCCCGTGGCCGTGCTCGTCTACACGGGCGAGGTCTACAACTTCCGGGAGTTGCGCGCGGAGTTGGCGTCGCTCGGACACCCCTTCCGTACGCACAGCGACACCGAGGTCGTCTTGCGTGCCTACTTGCAGTGGGGCGCCTCGTTCGCCGAGCGCTTCAACGGCATGTTCGCCTTCGCCCTCTGGGATGTGCGTGAGCACAAACTGCTGCTCGTGCGCGACCGGATGGGCATCAAGCCCCTGTACTACGCCCCCACACCGCACGGCGTGCTGTTCGGCTCGGAGCCCAAGGCGATCCTCGCCAATCCCCTGATTCGCGCCGAGGTGGACGACGACGGCCTGCGCGAGCTGCTGTTGTTCTGCAAGACGCCGGGGCATGCCGTCTACCGGGGCATGCGCGAGGTGCGTCCCGGCCACATCCTGACGGTGACGCGCGAGGGGGCTCGGGAGCGGGCCTATTGGAAGCTCGAATCGCGGCCGCACACGGATGACCTGAAGACCACGGTGCGCACCGTGCGCGAATTGCTCGAGGACATCGTCGCCCGCCAGCTCATCTCCGACGTCCCCTTGTGCACGCTCTTGTCGGGCGGGCTGGACTCCAGCGCCATCACCGCGCTGGCGCAGCGGGCCTTGTTGGCGCAAGGCGCGGGGCCCGTGCGCTCATTCGCCGTGGACTTCGTCAACAACGAGCGGGACTTCAAACCCGATGCGTTCCGTGGCACGCCGGATGGCCCCTTCGTGGCGGACGTGGTCCGGCATATCGTGTCCGAACACACGGACATCGTCCTGTCGCCGCATCAACTGATGGACCCCGAGGCGCGGGCGGCCGTGTTGGGCGCGAGGGATCTGCCCATCAGCATGGGGGACATGGACACGTCCATGTACCTGCTCTTCCGCGCCATCCGTCAGCACTCCACGGTGGCGCTCAGCGGCGAGTCGGCGGACGAGGTGTTCGGGGGCTACTCCTGGTTCCACGATCCCCAGGCCATCGAGATGCCCACCTTCCCCTGGATGAGCACATCTTCCCGTCACATCGGCTCTCGCACACGGGCCCTGGCGCCGGAGCTGCTCGCGCGGTTGCGGCTGGATGAATACATCCAGGATCGCTACCAGGAAGCGCTCGCCGAGGTGCCACGTCTGGAGGGAGAGACGGGGCTGGAGCGGCGCATGCGCGAGGTCTTCTACCTGCACCTCACGCGCTGGTTGCAGATCCTGCTCGATCGCAAGGATCGCATGAGCATGGCCACGGGCCTGGAGGTGCGCGTGCCCTTCTGCGATCACCGGCTGGTGGAGTACCTGTTCAACGTGCCCTGGTCGATGAAGACCTTCGACGGGCGGGAGAAGAGCCTGCTGCGCGCGGCGACCGCGGATGTGCTGCCGCGCTCGGTGGTGGAGCGGCGCAAGAGCCCGTATCCCTCCACGCAGGATCCCGAGTACGGACGCTTCCTGCGTCACCAGCTCGCCGCCTTGCTCATGGACGAGCATGCGCCCGTGCGGCCGATGCTCGACCCGGCGCAGACGCGCGCCCTCGTGGTGGGGGACGGGGAGGACGGCAATCAGCCCGCCCGCGCGAGCGCGGAGCAGGTGCTCATGCTCAACTCCTGGCTCGTCCGCTATGACGTGAGGCGCGTGTCGTCCGCGCCTCCGGGCGAGGGAGTGCTGGGGGCTGGAGCGGTATCCCGCCGTCCTTGA
- a CDS encoding DUF4215 domain-containing protein, with product MLNPPLHRWPASLVLVCFFVLLAACGGSTAGPDVGTSPKTPDASTEVPDASTDTPDASIEVPDASTDAPDASIEVPDASTDAPDASTDTPDASSEVPDASTDTPDASTDTPDASTEVPDAGGGRCGDGVLQAGEACDDGNTASGDGCSATCGVDPGWSCPPAGGRCVASACGDLIIAGDEECEDGNTTSGDGCGGTCRLEEGFKCPTVGAPCLTTVCGDGIVEGTEQCDDGNRDMGDGCSPLCGREPQCVDGVCTAICGDGVMLPGDTSEACDDGNSRSHDGCSSTCQLEEGFTCALIENDPPSTMSLPLVLRDFRGYDLPASDGLPRGHVDFENANGSETGIVQALLGVDGKPRYAKAGVSSSTTHGQVAFDQWYRDTPNVNLSVVKQLPLSRIDNTATYEYRSASFFPLDNDGWVAFGKEPRRTDGSGVPRNFSFTSETRTWFEYKGTEELTFLGDDDVWVFINRRLALDLGGVHGPMSGRINLASKAVELGLQVGRVYEVAVFQAERHTTGSNYRLTLDNFLARRSECVANCGNGVVDPGEACDDGVNDGSYNTCARGCVLGPRCGDSIVQTQYGEQCDDGNTRSNDGCSAFCRLELP from the coding sequence ATGCTGAATCCACCCCTCCATCGGTGGCCCGCCAGCCTCGTGCTTGTTTGCTTCTTCGTGTTACTCGCGGCTTGTGGTGGTTCGACCGCTGGGCCAGATGTTGGTACGTCACCCAAGACACCAGATGCGTCCACCGAGGTGCCGGATGCATCCACGGACACGCCAGACGCGTCCATCGAAGTGCCGGACGCATCCACGGACGCGCCAGACGCGTCCATCGAAGTGCCGGACGCATCCACGGACGCGCCAGACGCGTCCACGGACACGCCGGACGCCTCCTCCGAGGTGCCGGATGCATCCACGGACACGCCAGACGCATCCACGGACACGCCGGACGCTTCCACCGAGGTTCCGGACGCGGGCGGTGGTAGGTGTGGAGATGGGGTCTTGCAGGCGGGTGAAGCCTGTGATGACGGCAATACGGCCTCGGGGGATGGTTGCTCCGCCACCTGCGGTGTGGATCCGGGTTGGTCTTGCCCTCCAGCGGGAGGACGATGCGTGGCCTCCGCTTGTGGAGACCTGATCATCGCCGGTGACGAGGAGTGCGAGGACGGCAACACCACCTCCGGTGACGGTTGCGGTGGCACCTGCCGTCTCGAGGAAGGTTTCAAGTGCCCCACCGTGGGCGCTCCCTGCCTGACCACTGTCTGTGGAGACGGGATCGTCGAGGGCACGGAGCAGTGCGACGACGGCAACCGCGACATGGGTGATGGTTGCTCACCTCTGTGCGGGCGTGAGCCCCAGTGCGTCGACGGGGTGTGCACGGCGATTTGTGGCGACGGCGTGATGCTCCCTGGAGACACGAGCGAGGCGTGCGACGATGGCAATTCCCGCTCCCACGATGGGTGCTCGTCCACGTGCCAATTGGAGGAGGGCTTCACGTGCGCACTCATCGAGAATGATCCGCCCTCGACGATGTCGTTGCCCCTGGTCCTGCGTGACTTCCGTGGCTACGACCTGCCCGCCAGTGATGGTCTGCCTCGCGGGCACGTCGACTTCGAGAACGCCAACGGCTCGGAGACGGGGATCGTGCAGGCCCTGCTGGGGGTGGATGGCAAGCCCCGGTACGCGAAGGCGGGAGTCAGTTCGTCCACCACTCACGGCCAGGTCGCGTTCGACCAGTGGTACCGCGACACGCCGAACGTCAACCTGTCCGTGGTCAAGCAGCTCCCCCTGTCGCGCATAGACAACACGGCGACCTACGAGTACCGCAGCGCGAGTTTCTTCCCGCTCGACAACGACGGGTGGGTGGCATTTGGCAAGGAGCCCAGACGCACTGATGGCAGCGGAGTGCCTCGCAACTTCAGCTTCACGAGCGAGACGCGCACCTGGTTCGAGTACAAGGGAACGGAGGAGTTGACCTTCCTCGGGGATGACGATGTGTGGGTGTTCATCAACCGGCGGCTCGCGCTCGACCTGGGCGGGGTTCACGGGCCGATGTCGGGACGCATCAACCTGGCGTCGAAGGCCGTCGAACTCGGGTTGCAAGTGGGCCGCGTCTACGAGGTCGCGGTGTTCCAGGCGGAGCGCCACACGACTGGCTCCAACTACCGGCTCACGCTCGACAACTTCCTCGCGCGGCGCTCCGAGTGTGTCGCCAACTGCGGCAATGGCGTGGTCGACCCGGGAGAGGCGTGCGACGACGGCGTCAACGATGGTTCCTACAACACGTGCGCCCGGGGTTGTGTGCTCGGGCCCCGCTGCGGGGACTCCATCGTCCAGACGCAATACGGTGAACAGTGCGACGACGGCAACACGCGGAGCAACGATGGGTGCAGCGCGTTCTGCAGGCTCGAGCTGCCTTAG
- a CDS encoding metallophosphoesterase family protein, whose amino-acid sequence MKLYALSDLHLRYEQNRQALESLEPHPEDWLVVAGDVGETEEELDFAWRTLTARFRQVIWVPGNHELWTLSREPGALRGEARYQRLVALCRAHGVITPEDPYPRWPGEGPHRVLVPLFLLYDYSFRPDDVSEEGALNWALEANILCTDEAVLHPDPYPSRAAWCAARVDQALVRLASLPPDCKTILINHFPLRYEHVRLPRIPRFSLWCGTKKTEDWHTRFRAEVVITGHLHMPATLWRDGVRFEEVSLGYPRQWQWRGDISWYLREILPGPSR is encoded by the coding sequence ATGAAGCTCTACGCCCTCAGTGATCTCCATCTTCGCTATGAGCAGAACCGGCAAGCGCTCGAATCACTCGAGCCCCATCCGGAGGACTGGCTCGTCGTCGCCGGAGACGTGGGCGAGACCGAGGAGGAACTCGACTTCGCCTGGCGCACCCTGACGGCGCGCTTCCGGCAGGTGATCTGGGTCCCTGGCAACCACGAGTTGTGGACGCTGTCACGAGAGCCCGGCGCGCTCCGGGGCGAGGCCCGCTACCAGCGCTTGGTGGCGTTGTGCCGCGCGCACGGCGTCATCACCCCGGAGGATCCCTACCCACGCTGGCCCGGAGAGGGACCGCACCGGGTGCTGGTCCCGCTCTTCCTCCTCTATGACTACTCGTTCCGTCCGGACGACGTCTCCGAGGAGGGAGCCCTGAACTGGGCGCTCGAGGCCAACATCCTGTGCACCGACGAGGCCGTGCTCCACCCGGACCCCTACCCCTCCCGGGCCGCCTGGTGCGCGGCGCGCGTGGACCAGGCGCTCGTCCGCCTGGCGTCGCTGCCACCCGACTGCAAGACGATCCTCATCAACCACTTCCCCCTGCGCTACGAGCACGTACGTCTGCCACGCATCCCCCGCTTCTCGCTGTGGTGCGGCACGAAGAAGACAGAGGACTGGCACACGCGCTTTCGCGCCGAGGTGGTCATCACCGGCCACCTCCACATGCCCGCCACGTTGTGGCGCGATGGCGTGCGCTTCGAGGAGGTGTCGCTCGGCTATCCGCGGCAATGGCAGTGGCGCGGGGACATTTCCTGGTACCTGAGGGAAATCCTCCCCGGCCCCTCGCGCTGA